From a region of the Methanoculleus receptaculi genome:
- a CDS encoding acyltransferase, protein MESRVDHNRISGCTLPDRTELQERTLKTEQDIIVGEKCRIDYGLSGKDVVVCEFSRINGSIVAAGDARIDNWCEVSGDVIVDEDAYLGEGVKILGKLVVRGDLDIGDNVQIERGFEAKGWISIRNPMPVIIYIVMYLVAILGIEREDELSSVLEKIFGDDEAPAATPLMIPGGSVLDMQTFSVPDRMVIGSGCRLHGNIRAASIVVREDTTLFGSISLREDGSIARGSVIHGDLQSEGDLRVEEGVHILGNVSCRRLTLHEDARIDGVIRAPGGLKIERGSA, encoded by the coding sequence ATGGAATCCAGGGTAGACCACAACCGGATCAGTGGCTGCACCCTCCCCGACCGCACCGAACTCCAGGAGAGGACGCTCAAGACCGAACAGGATATCATCGTCGGCGAGAAGTGCCGGATCGATTACGGTCTCTCGGGAAAGGACGTCGTCGTCTGTGAGTTCAGCAGGATCAACGGCAGCATCGTTGCGGCAGGCGATGCCAGGATCGATAACTGGTGCGAGGTCAGCGGCGACGTTATAGTGGACGAGGACGCCTACCTTGGGGAAGGGGTGAAGATCCTTGGCAAACTGGTCGTCCGTGGAGACCTGGACATAGGCGACAACGTCCAGATAGAGCGCGGGTTTGAGGCGAAAGGCTGGATCTCCATCCGCAACCCCATGCCGGTCATAATCTACATCGTGATGTACCTGGTGGCCATACTCGGGATCGAGAGGGAGGACGAACTGAGTTCAGTCCTCGAAAAGATCTTCGGCGACGATGAGGCTCCTGCCGCCACGCCGCTTATGATCCCGGGCGGTTCCGTCCTGGATATGCAGACCTTCTCCGTCCCGGATAGGATGGTCATCGGCTCTGGCTGCCGGCTGCACGGGAACATCCGTGCGGCCTCGATCGTGGTGAGGGAGGATACGACCCTGTTCGGGAGTATCAGCCTTCGGGAGGATGGAAGCATCGCGAGGGGTTCGGTCATCCACGGAGATCTCCAGAGCGAGGGTGATCTGAGGGTAGAAGAGGGTGTGCACATCCTTGGAAACGTCTCCTGTCGCCGCCTCACGCTGCACGAGGACGCCCGCATCGATGGGGTCATCCGGGCACCGGGCGGACTGAAGATCGAGAGGGGGTCGGCATGA
- a CDS encoding class I SAM-dependent methyltransferase yields MRVADILEVEGCRLIEPSFADLTLDSCTDYLFQIRADEARLLVDENEEVIALALHDRRGWHVASFLYRDPNLAIIEYFEAIGGEIYQERRETWASAVREYYSMELLETTSPALEDLRPGRVEYIRDLLQEVWGDRSGELCLDCCCGSGVGTAALRAGGLRALAYDNDPTLLALGLSKGRLLPSDTICIDAREADRYITDAPLGIILMAGQIYPYNASLWQDIITTLLDLTDETLVTLGTEEEATMVESWCAGRDTRVFENRRDPLYDRWCCVSRCESPSNQRSGL; encoded by the coding sequence ATGAGGGTTGCGGATATTCTTGAGGTCGAGGGCTGCAGGCTCATAGAACCCTCTTTTGCTGACCTGACGCTGGATTCGTGCACGGACTACCTCTTCCAGATTCGGGCGGACGAGGCTCGCCTCCTGGTCGATGAGAATGAGGAGGTGATCGCGCTTGCGCTCCACGACAGGAGAGGCTGGCACGTCGCCTCGTTCCTCTACCGCGACCCGAACCTTGCCATCATAGAGTATTTCGAGGCGATCGGCGGGGAAATCTACCAGGAAAGACGGGAGACCTGGGCGAGTGCCGTCCGCGAATACTACAGCATGGAACTCCTGGAGACAACATCACCCGCCCTGGAAGACCTGCGCCCGGGCCGGGTAGAGTATATACGTGACCTCCTCCAGGAGGTCTGGGGCGACCGGAGCGGGGAACTCTGTCTCGACTGCTGCTGTGGCTCCGGGGTCGGCACCGCAGCGCTCCGTGCGGGCGGTCTGCGCGCGCTCGCCTACGACAACGACCCAACGCTCCTGGCGCTCGGCCTCTCGAAAGGGCGGCTCCTCCCATCCGATACCATCTGCATCGATGCACGGGAGGCTGACCGCTACATTACAGACGCTCCTCTCGGGATCATCCTCATGGCAGGGCAGATCTACCCCTACAACGCCAGTCTCTGGCAGGATATCATAACCACCCTCCTTGACCTCACCGACGAGACGCTGGTCACCCTCGGCACGGAGGAGGAGGCGACCATGGTGGAGTCGTGGTGCGCCGGACGGGATACCAGGGTCTTTGAGAACCGGCGTGACCCGTTATACGACAGGTGGTGCTGCGTTTCACGCTGCGAGAGCCCATCAAATCAACGATCTGGCTTATAA
- a CDS encoding outer membrane protein assembly factor BamB family protein, whose translation MTENPQGFWRRKAILAALFIAVVLPAGVVSATAASPEVAWNVTFKLENENKFDAVAPSADGGLIAIGSTLSRTSGKEEDVMLVKTDGAGNQVWLKRLPGMAPASVAAAADGGCIAGVYSVSINETDGGGEYQGTSFLIRLDAAGEEEWREALPGMKVSSVAKTPDGGYLAAGWLWNPAGSENETTGVLLKTDGNGTPIWNRTFPGTAVNTAIVTSDGGYLVGGTSSPFTYDMGDGFLIRLDADGNTLWSRNYQVPVIFDLEETADGGFVYSGNYWYGLVDQDGDEAWARKMEGFTGYAVGIQPSGGYLVAGTNAASGEGFVFGTDADGAILWKMTFPGNRVYAAASVPGGGYVLAGIQFISTGNSTAWLAGITEPGEETEEPVPTATAPGFGAAAAGAALVILIATRYRRG comes from the coding sequence ATGACAGAAAACCCTCAAGGCTTCTGGCGAAGGAAAGCGATCCTGGCAGCACTGTTCATTGCGGTGGTGCTGCCGGCGGGGGTCGTCTCCGCAACCGCGGCCTCTCCAGAGGTCGCCTGGAACGTGACGTTTAAGCTGGAGAATGAGAACAAGTTTGATGCCGTTGCACCCTCTGCAGACGGAGGTCTCATCGCCATCGGTTCAACCCTGTCAAGAACCAGCGGCAAGGAGGAGGACGTGATGCTCGTAAAGACCGACGGGGCGGGTAACCAGGTCTGGCTGAAAAGGCTGCCCGGGATGGCGCCTGCCTCCGTTGCTGCGGCCGCTGACGGCGGGTGCATCGCCGGTGTATACAGCGTCTCGATCAACGAGACGGATGGGGGGGGCGAATACCAGGGCACCTCGTTCCTGATCAGGCTGGACGCCGCGGGTGAGGAGGAGTGGCGGGAGGCTCTCCCGGGGATGAAGGTCTCGTCGGTTGCAAAGACGCCTGATGGCGGATATCTTGCCGCCGGCTGGCTCTGGAACCCGGCGGGCTCGGAGAACGAGACGACCGGGGTTCTGCTGAAGACCGACGGGAACGGGACGCCCATCTGGAACAGGACGTTCCCGGGCACCGCGGTGAACACCGCGATTGTGACCTCTGACGGCGGCTACCTCGTCGGGGGGACGTCATCGCCTTTCACCTACGATATGGGGGACGGATTCCTCATCCGGCTCGATGCCGACGGCAACACCCTGTGGTCGAGGAACTACCAGGTTCCGGTCATCTTCGATCTTGAGGAGACCGCGGACGGCGGATTTGTCTACTCCGGGAACTACTGGTATGGGCTCGTCGATCAGGACGGAGATGAGGCCTGGGCTAGGAAGATGGAGGGGTTCACCGGTTACGCTGTCGGCATCCAGCCCTCCGGCGGCTACCTGGTTGCAGGTACGAACGCAGCGAGTGGAGAGGGTTTTGTCTTCGGGACGGACGCTGACGGGGCCATACTCTGGAAGATGACGTTCCCCGGGAACCGGGTGTATGCCGCTGCCAGCGTTCCTGGCGGCGGTTATGTCCTGGCAGGCATCCAGTTCATCTCCACCGGCAACAGCACCGCCTGGCTGGCAGGGATCACGGAGCCTGGAGAAGAGACAGAAGAACCGGTGCCGACGGCGACCGCACCCGGGTTCGGTGCGGCGGCGGCCGGGGCGGCGCTGGTCATCCTGATCGCGACACGGTATCGTCGGGGGTAA
- a CDS encoding 2,3-bisphosphoglycerate-independent phosphoglycerate mutase, which yields MIAQKVLFLVLDGISDRPCEALDGKTPLAAARTPVLDRIAAGGVCGIMDTISPGIRPGSDTSHLALLGYPPQDYYTGRGPLEAEGTGIHMTAGMIGFRCNFATVDENGAVTDRRAGRISGTEPLAEAIRDGVDLSSLGLEFRFNSGVGHRAALALVGEGLGDKVSSNDPKKEGVRPPEIRACTDDPADAKTARACNEFVRQSAEILYHHPLNIQRMKEGLAPANYLLIRGAGKMGEFPQFSERYGLSGSVIAAATLIVGIGKVVGLEHIPVPGATGSVNSDVAAKVRAALAELGRKDFVLMNIKGADEAGHDGNATQKRDFIEVIDAALEPLLDLDETLIVVCADHSTPCPVRDHSADPVPVVIRGPGVRVDRVRRFDEVSCAEGGLHRIRGSDLMPIVMDLINKSHKYGA from the coding sequence ATGATTGCCCAGAAGGTTCTATTCCTGGTACTGGACGGGATCTCAGACCGCCCATGTGAAGCGCTGGACGGGAAAACGCCTCTTGCCGCTGCACGAACACCTGTCCTCGACCGGATCGCCGCTGGAGGCGTATGCGGGATCATGGACACCATATCCCCCGGTATACGCCCCGGATCCGATACATCCCACCTCGCGCTGCTCGGCTATCCGCCGCAGGACTACTACACCGGCCGCGGACCGCTCGAGGCAGAGGGAACCGGGATCCATATGACCGCCGGTATGATCGGGTTCCGCTGCAACTTTGCCACCGTTGACGAGAACGGTGCGGTCACCGACCGCCGGGCAGGGAGGATCTCCGGGACGGAGCCCCTGGCGGAAGCGATCCGGGATGGCGTCGACCTCTCATCGCTCGGTCTTGAGTTCCGGTTCAACTCTGGCGTCGGCCACCGGGCTGCCCTGGCCCTCGTCGGGGAGGGGCTCGGGGATAAGGTCTCCTCGAACGACCCGAAGAAGGAGGGTGTCCGCCCGCCAGAGATCCGGGCCTGCACCGACGACCCCGCCGACGCAAAGACCGCCCGCGCCTGCAACGAGTTCGTCCGCCAGTCGGCGGAGATCCTCTACCACCACCCCCTCAACATCCAGCGAATGAAGGAGGGACTGGCGCCCGCAAACTACCTCCTGATCCGCGGTGCCGGGAAGATGGGTGAGTTCCCGCAGTTCTCAGAGCGTTACGGGCTTTCCGGGAGCGTGATCGCGGCTGCCACACTGATCGTGGGGATCGGGAAGGTCGTGGGGCTTGAACACATCCCGGTGCCGGGAGCGACAGGGTCGGTCAACTCCGATGTGGCCGCCAAGGTGCGGGCAGCGCTGGCGGAACTCGGCCGGAAAGACTTCGTCCTGATGAACATCAAGGGCGCAGACGAGGCCGGCCACGACGGTAACGCCACCCAGAAACGGGATTTTATAGAGGTTATCGATGCGGCGCTCGAACCGCTGCTCGATCTCGACGAGACCCTGATCGTGGTCTGTGCCGACCACAGCACGCCCTGCCCGGTCAGGGATCACAGCGCCGACCCGGTGCCGGTCGTCATACGTGGCCCCGGAGTCAGGGTTGACCGGGTCAGACGGTTCGACGAGGTCTCGTGTGCGGAGGGTGGGTTGCACCGTATCCGTGGCTCTGACCTCATGCCGATCGTCATGGACCTAATCAATAAGAGTCATAAGTATGGCGCATGA
- a CDS encoding MTH865 family protein gives MNVKEEIHAQIAGALVGAKFPIRTPEELLAAFPAGAATRCKAGDVEMTAGEAVTLLKPEDFPFTSPGQVADTILSRAGM, from the coding sequence ATGAACGTTAAAGAAGAGATCCATGCCCAGATTGCCGGCGCCCTCGTCGGCGCGAAGTTCCCGATCAGGACGCCCGAAGAGCTCCTTGCCGCATTCCCGGCGGGAGCGGCGACCAGGTGCAAAGCAGGCGACGTGGAGATGACCGCCGGTGAAGCGGTCACCCTTCTGAAGCCCGAGGACTTCCCCTTCACAAGCCCCGGACAGGTGGCCGACACCATCCTCTCCCGGGCGGGGATGTAA
- a CDS encoding DHHA1 domain-containing protein: MSLDAAAATLANRLLEDEFVEVLAHHDADGIAAASILCQAMFRAGGRFRLRIRPEITPEEIPREGSVLLCDFGSALPDLPDDVMVVDHHQPRFEGELHVNPHLAGIDGDRSLSAAGAAYLVARQMGDNRDLAGLTLLGIIGDGQVIEGPNREIANEGIANGFITPGRGLLLAGRGLVEQITLAIDPYLPGLSGEPDAARTLVAAVTGEDEVDMETLLSRIVLTAAREASVTALCSLWGTTYSLGREVIDEAGDLTAVVDACGKAGKGDIGASLCLRSSHALQEAREITARYRQSVIAGVREARRLDERVALYEVDDENVASDVADVLAYDLLQDGPVFVIGMSGDHCSISARCPPGVDLNLDALMRTVARACGGHGGGHRQRAGARIPAGGLERFRQELLEAILA; encoded by the coding sequence ATGTCGCTTGACGCCGCTGCTGCAACCCTGGCCAACCGCCTGCTCGAAGACGAGTTTGTGGAGGTGCTGGCACACCACGATGCCGACGGCATAGCCGCCGCATCCATCCTCTGCCAGGCCATGTTCCGCGCGGGCGGTCGGTTCCGCCTGAGGATCCGCCCCGAGATCACGCCGGAAGAGATCCCCAGGGAGGGCAGCGTGCTGTTATGCGACTTTGGATCGGCGCTTCCGGACCTGCCAGACGACGTGATGGTGGTCGACCACCACCAGCCGCGTTTCGAGGGCGAACTCCACGTCAACCCGCACCTCGCCGGGATCGACGGTGACCGGAGCCTCTCAGCGGCCGGTGCCGCATACCTTGTCGCCCGGCAGATGGGGGACAACCGTGATCTCGCGGGGCTCACGCTCCTCGGGATCATCGGCGACGGCCAGGTTATCGAGGGGCCAAACCGGGAGATCGCAAACGAAGGGATCGCAAACGGGTTCATCACACCCGGCCGCGGCCTCCTCCTCGCAGGAAGAGGACTCGTCGAACAGATCACACTCGCGATCGACCCCTACCTCCCCGGACTCTCCGGAGAACCCGATGCCGCCCGCACACTGGTTGCAGCAGTCACCGGTGAGGACGAAGTGGATATGGAGACGCTCCTCTCCCGGATCGTCCTTACTGCCGCCAGGGAGGCGTCAGTCACCGCCCTCTGCAGCCTCTGGGGGACCACCTACAGCCTTGGCCGCGAGGTGATCGACGAGGCAGGTGACCTCACCGCCGTCGTCGACGCCTGCGGCAAAGCCGGAAAAGGTGATATCGGTGCATCGCTCTGCCTCCGCTCGAGCCACGCGCTCCAGGAAGCCCGGGAGATCACCGCACGTTACCGGCAGTCGGTCATCGCAGGCGTCCGCGAAGCGCGTCGCCTGGACGAACGCGTCGCCCTGTATGAGGTGGACGACGAGAACGTCGCAAGCGACGTCGCGGATGTGCTCGCCTACGACCTTCTCCAGGACGGCCCCGTCTTCGTCATCGGGATGAGCGGCGACCACTGCTCGATCTCAGCACGCTGCCCGCCGGGCGTCGACCTCAACCTGGACGCGCTCATGCGGACGGTTGCCCGGGCCTGCGGCGGCCACGGCGGCGGCCACCGCCAGAGGGCCGGTGCCCGGATCCCAGCCGGAGGCCTGGAGAGGTTCAGGCAGGAACTCCTGGAGGCGATCCTCGCATGA
- a CDS encoding PhzF family phenazine biosynthesis protein, translating to MANSSLPEEYNRSIAGIAGTLMDGLMNRYRFKKIDAFAAAGSSGNPAGYVRLSPGEQITNRDMQQIARELKGFVSEVGFLREGTPGESDLSMRYFSCEREVEFCGHATIAIMDDVVRCDDRFRDRESLLLRTNKGIVTVLNRTGEDGMVYIRAPEPEFSGARPDAAETAAALGLGIRDIDPAIHPGVVNAGLETLLVPLASLDACIRCSPDYMTLRAFALAHSVDAVVIYTRETAFSENDLHTRVFAPTFGYLEDPATGLGNAALGNFLVRENLWTSQTLAIEQGPDRENPNIVRLLRPYDGGLMFGGRGQVRIDGDYVLSAGAPPAQPE from the coding sequence ATGGCAAACTCTTCCCTTCCGGAGGAGTACAATCGCTCGATAGCTGGAATCGCCGGCACATTAATGGATGGACTCATGAACCGCTACCGGTTCAAAAAGATCGATGCCTTTGCAGCCGCCGGGTCGTCGGGAAACCCCGCGGGATACGTCCGCCTCTCCCCGGGGGAGCAGATCACCAACCGCGATATGCAGCAGATCGCCCGCGAACTGAAGGGTTTTGTCTCGGAAGTGGGCTTTCTCCGCGAGGGCACGCCGGGCGAATCTGATCTCTCGATGCGCTACTTCTCCTGCGAACGGGAGGTCGAATTCTGCGGCCATGCGACGATAGCCATCATGGACGACGTGGTGCGTTGCGACGACCGGTTCCGTGACCGGGAGAGCCTGCTCCTCCGGACGAACAAAGGTATCGTCACGGTCCTGAACCGGACGGGCGAGGACGGCATGGTGTATATCCGGGCTCCCGAACCGGAGTTCTCCGGCGCACGCCCGGACGCTGCAGAGACCGCCGCCGCCCTCGGTCTCGGCATCCGGGATATCGATCCCGCGATACACCCCGGCGTCGTGAACGCCGGCCTCGAAACCCTGCTCGTCCCCCTGGCCTCGCTCGACGCCTGCATCCGGTGCTCTCCCGACTACATGACGCTCCGTGCGTTCGCTCTCGCCCATTCCGTCGACGCGGTCGTCATCTATACCCGCGAGACGGCGTTTTCGGAGAACGACCTGCATACCCGGGTCTTCGCCCCGACGTTCGGATATCTGGAGGACCCGGCGACCGGCTTGGGGAACGCCGCCCTCGGAAACTTCCTTGTCCGGGAGAACCTCTGGACCAGCCAGACGCTCGCCATCGAGCAGGGGCCGGACCGGGAGAACCCGAACATCGTCCGCCTGCTCCGCCCCTACGACGGAGGACTCATGTTCGGCGGCCGTGGGCAGGTGCGGATCGACGGGGACTACGTCCTCTCTGCAGGAGCTCCCCCCGCGCAACCGGAATGA
- a CDS encoding KEOPS complex subunit Pcc1 — translation MIRVLGVIETRHNHPGCVAAALEPDNLNLIRTIQVGGGVQALVDGARLRSIIATVDDYLMNLAIADEVCNAAMRQQKGQEVNSGSNGMKN, via the coding sequence ATGATCCGTGTTTTGGGCGTCATAGAGACCCGGCACAACCACCCCGGGTGTGTGGCCGCGGCGCTCGAGCCCGACAACCTCAACCTCATCAGGACGATCCAGGTCGGAGGGGGTGTGCAGGCCCTGGTGGATGGAGCCAGGCTCCGGTCGATCATCGCGACGGTGGACGACTACCTCATGAACCTGGCAATAGCAGATGAGGTCTGCAACGCCGCCATGCGGCAGCAAAAGGGTCAGGAAGTGAATTCAGGCTCAAATGGGATGAAAAATTGA
- a CDS encoding 30S ribosomal protein S3ae, whose product MAKKKQAGRRLEGWKAKKWYRVYVPETFGKVEIGDTISADPENMIGRVMTTTLGEVAQDYSKSHIKMKFKIKNVAGDAAYTEFVGHEVTRDYLRSMVKRRTSRIDTILPLLTRDGKLLRVTVVCLTLTRADQSQVHAIRQTVAQILTAKAAESDLDTLVREIVSGDLARDIFKAVKTIYPMRRVEITKSRLEQIAAV is encoded by the coding sequence ATGGCAAAGAAGAAACAGGCTGGAAGAAGGCTTGAAGGCTGGAAAGCCAAGAAGTGGTACCGTGTCTACGTACCGGAGACCTTCGGCAAAGTCGAGATCGGCGACACCATCTCGGCCGACCCCGAGAACATGATCGGCCGCGTTATGACCACCACCCTCGGTGAGGTCGCACAGGACTACTCAAAGTCCCACATCAAGATGAAGTTCAAGATCAAGAACGTGGCCGGCGACGCCGCCTACACCGAGTTCGTCGGGCACGAGGTGACCCGCGACTACCTGCGATCGATGGTGAAGCGGCGGACGTCCCGTATCGATACCATCCTCCCGCTCCTCACCAGGGATGGCAAACTCCTCCGGGTCACGGTCGTCTGCCTCACGCTCACAAGGGCCGACCAGAGCCAGGTCCACGCCATCCGCCAGACGGTCGCACAGATACTCACCGCAAAGGCAGCGGAGAGCGATTTGGATACCCTGGTCAGGGAGATCGTATCCGGCGACCTCGCCCGGGATATCTTCAAGGCCGTCAAGACGATCTACCCGATGCGCCGGGTCGAGATCACAAAGTCCAGACTTGAGCAGATTGCGGCCGTATAG
- a CDS encoding 30S ribosomal protein S15, with product MARMYARRRGTSGSVRPYRKEAPEWSNTDAAEIEKIIIELRKDGLSASQIGLVLRDRHAVPDVRLATGKRITEILRENGLESEIPEDLRNLMEKALRLRKHLAENKKDHHNLRQLQIAESKVRRLVNYYVKSGRLPADWTYKPETAEILLTR from the coding sequence ATGGCAAGAATGTACGCTCGGCGCCGGGGAACCAGCGGTTCAGTCCGCCCCTATCGTAAAGAGGCGCCCGAGTGGTCAAACACGGATGCAGCGGAGATCGAGAAGATCATCATCGAACTCCGCAAAGACGGCCTCTCGGCCAGCCAGATCGGGCTTGTCCTGCGCGACAGGCACGCCGTCCCTGACGTCAGGCTCGCCACAGGCAAACGTATAACGGAGATTCTCCGTGAGAACGGTCTTGAATCAGAGATCCCCGAGGACCTCCGGAACCTGATGGAGAAAGCGCTCAGGCTCAGGAAACACCTTGCTGAGAACAAGAAGGACCACCACAACCTCAGGCAGCTTCAGATCGCCGAGTCCAAGGTCCGCAGGCTGGTAAACTACTACGTCAAAAGCGGACGGCTGCCGGCCGACTGGACATACAAACCGGAGACCGCGGAGATCCTGCTTACCCGCTGA
- a CDS encoding winged helix-turn-helix domain-containing protein yields the protein MTDGTERYSQEIKEVQSEIAALRSELRRFIEYANRQHVDTAIDGLRKEYAGVFVEQHLSDAEQRLQERMIRQCPMRDRCYAAFYEFLKSSAEHIRDGEVSEEVVRSYRDRLAEMRKGGKFDTCSTCFTETNRLFEKQIELMRSLGIYRSNKETSSSVADLSDEILVRDILEPLANRHRFRIVQSLAAETRTFSALSNLTGLRGGNLLFHLKKLQDAGMILQRHERGDYIITEKGYRTLKGIGTLYATLQP from the coding sequence ATGACTGACGGGACAGAACGCTACAGCCAGGAGATTAAAGAAGTCCAGTCCGAGATTGCGGCACTCAGGAGCGAACTCCGGCGGTTCATTGAGTACGCGAACAGACAGCACGTCGATACGGCCATCGACGGGCTCCGCAAAGAGTATGCAGGGGTCTTCGTCGAGCAGCACCTCTCCGACGCAGAACAGAGGCTCCAGGAGCGGATGATCCGCCAATGCCCGATGAGGGATAGGTGTTATGCCGCTTTCTACGAGTTTCTCAAGAGTTCCGCAGAGCATATCCGGGACGGGGAGGTGAGCGAAGAGGTCGTCCGGTCCTACCGCGACCGGCTCGCGGAGATGCGGAAGGGGGGGAAGTTCGACACCTGTTCCACCTGCTTTACCGAGACGAACCGTCTCTTTGAGAAACAGATCGAACTGATGCGCTCGCTCGGGATCTACCGGAGCAATAAGGAGACTTCTTCGTCCGTTGCGGACCTCTCGGACGAGATCCTGGTCAGGGATATCCTCGAGCCGCTTGCAAACCGGCACCGCTTCCGGATCGTCCAGTCGCTCGCCGCCGAAACACGGACGTTCTCGGCCCTCTCGAACCTGACCGGTCTCCGCGGAGGCAACCTGCTCTTTCACCTCAAGAAACTCCAGGATGCCGGGATGATCCTGCAGCGGCACGAGCGGGGAGATTATATTATCACCGAGAAGGGTTACAGGACTCTCAAGGGCATCGGCACCCTCTACGCCACCCTGCAGCCGTAG
- a CDS encoding PEGA domain-containing protein, with protein MQSVLRNLMIFSLLACCFILLPSSAQPPIGGDNGWYAVNCNVNGADVYFDNEYQGTIEAGVLYVPIYTTGTPYQTFRVEKDGYTTYNGEVTSVPGKGEVFDLYATLNPVQPATAPIIGGDIGWYTVHVNVDWATVQFDNEVKGVTSQGVLSVEVYTTGTPYRTYTVTKEGYQTYTGTIDRYPGKGETVDLYVTLNPITTPTQTAPFSPAVAGGALLIAGLLLVAGRKN; from the coding sequence ATGCAGAGCGTTTTACGCAACCTGATGATCTTTTCTCTTCTCGCCTGCTGTTTTATTCTCCTGCCCTCGAGCGCCCAACCGCCCATAGGCGGAGACAACGGATGGTATGCGGTGAACTGCAACGTGAATGGAGCAGATGTCTACTTCGACAACGAGTATCAGGGAACGATCGAGGCCGGTGTGCTCTACGTCCCTATCTACACCACAGGAACGCCCTACCAGACCTTCCGCGTGGAGAAAGACGGCTACACAACATACAATGGGGAGGTCACCTCTGTTCCGGGCAAAGGGGAGGTATTTGACCTCTACGCGACCCTCAACCCCGTCCAGCCCGCCACAGCACCGATAATCGGCGGGGATATCGGCTGGTACACCGTCCATGTCAACGTTGATTGGGCAACGGTTCAGTTCGACAACGAGGTCAAGGGTGTCACAAGCCAGGGCGTCCTTTCTGTGGAGGTCTACACAACCGGAACACCATACAGGACTTACACCGTGACAAAGGAAGGGTATCAGACCTACACCGGCACCATCGACCGCTACCCCGGCAAGGGTGAGACGGTCGACCTCTACGTGACGCTGAACCCGATCACGACGCCCACACAGACCGCACCGTTCTCTCCGGCCGTTGCCGGCGGCGCCCTGCTGATTGCGGGGCTGCTGCTGGTTGCGGGGAGAAAGAACTAA
- a CDS encoding transposase has translation MAFNTEFLAKEDGFEEIEPGFSLTEFLSSPYLDTIAQTIEREYYSRQVSRFHYPVILMIKLLVIKCFRKQSYVRTVRLLTEDDCFNLGAEKTEAGYLLPNPATLHSFVKYRLGVEGVERLMHLVGEAIVLWAQKERVGIIDSTPIEASRYDRYALFHPHYQVKMDKAHIFNLGPYPLTMVYSNGTDADLTHLFPLIERVEALKPKLSLVLLDTGYDSYEAHAHLWYHLNARPCIDTRDGAVIQEEGTETRIRHWVNKLWRAGGDIHAPLTQQLRFLYQHGRVEQVGMHLRNKNLLDPEFPTLIQSRGECERIHGRIKASVTFHLKGIRHESRKLYMTLNFVAYQILLLFGLRAGLKNPTHLSALV, from the coding sequence ATGGCCTTTAACACCGAGTTTTTGGCAAAAGAAGACGGATTTGAAGAGATTGAACCAGGGTTCTCTCTCACGGAGTTCCTAAGTTCGCCCTATCTGGACACCATTGCACAGACTATTGAACGAGAATACTACTCCAGACAGGTCTCTCGGTTCCATTATCCGGTTATTCTTATGATCAAACTACTTGTCATCAAGTGTTTCAGGAAACAGTCCTATGTCCGGACAGTTCGTCTCCTGACAGAGGATGATTGTTTCAACCTTGGTGCAGAGAAGACTGAAGCAGGGTATCTATTGCCCAATCCTGCAACACTCCACAGTTTTGTGAAATATCGTCTCGGCGTCGAAGGTGTGGAACGGCTCATGCATCTTGTAGGTGAGGCAATTGTTCTCTGGGCACAGAAGGAGAGGGTTGGGATCATCGATTCAACTCCAATCGAAGCATCCCGGTATGACAGATATGCTCTTTTTCACCCGCATTACCAGGTTAAGATGGATAAAGCGCATATCTTCAATCTCGGACCATACCCACTCACCATGGTCTACTCGAATGGGACTGATGCGGATTTAACCCACCTTTTTCCACTTATCGAGAGAGTGGAGGCGCTGAAACCCAAACTCAGTCTTGTGCTGCTTGATACCGGATACGACTCATACGAGGCACATGCACACCTCTGGTATCATCTGAATGCTCGACCCTGTATTGATACCCGGGATGGGGCAGTGATCCAGGAAGAAGGGACGGAAACACGCATCCGGCATTGGGTCAACAAACTCTGGAGAGCAGGGGGAGATATCCATGCTCCCCTGACTCAACAGTTGCGATTCCTATACCAGCATGGAAGAGTTGAACAGGTCGGGATGCATTTGCGAAACAAGAATCTTCTCGACCCGGAATTCCCAACTCTCATACAAAGCCGCGGTGAGTGTGAACGGATACATGGCCGGATTAAGGCTTCTGTAACCTTTCACCTCAAAGGGATCCGACATGAGAGCCGGAAACTCTATATGACTCTCAACTTCGTTGCATATCAAATTCTCCTTCTGTTCGGGTTGCGTGCGGGACTGAAGAATCCAACGCACCTGAGTGCACTGGTCTGA